The region TTTAAACCATGACTTGAACCCACATGACAAGCCCTTAAACCACTTATTTCAGACAACCTAAGACCCACGAAAGCCCTCGaccagctgctggaattttctcCACGCAATAACAATCAAACCCTAGTGCAGCTAGCTCCTGATTTCTTGACCCTAGACCAAACTTGCTTGGACCAGCCCCTAGCCGACTATTCTAAGACCAAGACCGAGCCAAGATCCCACTCCTGGACTGACCAAACGCATGTCTACAGTCTTTGCACGATGGATCGCTCGAACACCTCCAAACCATAATCTAGCTTGCTACATAACACACGATCCCACCCAAGCCACCGGGGTTTGAACCACGGCCCGAACTGAGTCCATGCACGCTGCCTTCCCCTTCTTCGCAAAACCTAACCATCCCAAGCCTTAGAACGACGAGATGCGATCGGCCACCTGCAGGACGGGTTCTAGCTCGACAGTTCCCATCTGAATTCATGGTGAACCTACTGTAGATCGCCCCTATCTCTCAAGCCATGACAGTCCCTTACAAATCAAGATCAAGGCGTGAGAAATATGTAAGAATGTCCAACGTTTTCGCATAAAAGCTAAGCAAAACCGATGCATAACAATATATCCTTAATATATCATGCAAATACAGTTCAACATACATAATATAGTGTGATCGATGAGAGAATAAGGGAATCGAGCGTTCCTTTGCGTCTAAATGCTCCAAGATTCACACAAACGACACGAGGGACGAACACAGGAGGGACGGGATCACAACTCTCACGAATTTTCCTTGAAGGTGGCGTGACAAAGCTGCTGGAGTGGGGAGCTGCTGGATGAGGTGAGGAGCGGCCGAATGTAATGGGGTGAGAGGATTAGGGTTTTGGGGTAGGGTTTGATATAAAAAGGTTGTATGATGGGCcgttaataaaataattaagagaTGAATGAGTTTGGCCCAATACCACTTAAAGTAGGACCAATAAGCCCAAAAACGCCCTCgcaaaatatttcgtttaggtatatttttgaaaatattgtctgaaccctcaaaaagtcctccgttTTGTTAAAAATTGAATACcgatttaaaatacgactcgtcgAGTAAAAATACATTAACAAGAACCATCTTCGAAAATCACCCTTAtgaacaccatatattaaataattaaaaataattgtttaatacaaacatttttccttaattGTCCCCGGTCTTTGTTCTTCGTTCGAGCATGAAATACTGCTAAAAGCCTTATATCATGCAATCTTAATTAACcaagaattaaacatatatattcatgttaaaatcacgcattaaaataaataaaaaaatttgataacttgcatgcacgtggttgaTGTGACATTCAAATTTTTGGTTTAAACCCTAATTTGTTTAGAACCTTATGCCTTCAACCTGTAGGCTAGAGCCACCGACGTCCTCATTCCGCACTCGCCTCCGTGATCTCCTCCGCTCATACGACGGAGTTTGTCATATTTTTGAACCTAACTGGGTCCTCACGCCGAGGACCTCCTACCGGAGCTCCGACGCCAAATTGACTGTTAAGTTTTACTACGTAACAAAGTAGAGCTTTGGCATTCGGCTTATTTGAATTATCTTATAACATGATTTGGATTTCACTGTCTTTATTGCTTTTTATATTTTGATCGTAGCAAATTATGGGTGTTTTGTCACGTTTGTCTCACATTCTCAGGCggaaaatttagaaaaatagACCTCCTCACAATCCCATTTAAGAAAATAGCCATTGTTTGTCAAATTCTCAATTTACCCTTTTCTTAACTAATTTAAAACcattaattaagtaataaaaaatacttAAACGCTTAAACAGAAGATCTCTTCCCCTTCCTTCAACAGCTCACGTTCCCTCCAACAGACGTGCCAGTTTTCTCAATTTTTTCTTAGACTCTCCTTTCTTCTCAAAAGCATAGAAGACGATGGATTGGGCAGATTGATTTCTCTATTGCGTGTGAATTTCTCAGTCATAAACCATATATTTGAATGGTAAACACTAGGTCAAACTCTCATTTTTATTGCATAGTTGTGATCTTTTTGTGTTAGAAATCTgttcaaaatttattattctAATATCTTCCTCATTTATCCAAAAAAATATCATCACttgaaaaagataaaaataGTTGAGCTATTGCTTGTCATTTTTGAAATGAATGTTtgcgtaaaataattttaaacatcTATTGGGCTAGTGAGTTAAAGTTGGAATTGTTTGAGAATTGAAAATTCAAGTTTTATGGATTTGTTTTCCTACTTCTTTAGATAGTTGAGAATTTACAATGCTAAATTTACATATATGTTTTCCTACCTCGCTATCATAATGCTTCAGAAAATGTTAGGAGTTAAATGCATCCATTAATGGTGATAGATAGAAGCTTGAACTTcgaaacacttgatatgtaatAGATGGTTATTccgttttttattttatttgtttaggGATGAATTGGAATCTTGCAGGAGATGAATTTCCTAACCTTTCAACTTCTtttatatcaaatatttcatttcCTCCATCAATTTTGaagttgattttaaaatttttttttatcaagatCTCTTCTCTTTGAAACTTGTTAttgatagaagaaagaatatCAGAGATGGTTGCACAAAATATTTGGGGGAAAATTTAGGAAAATAGACTACATCAAAAAGTCATTTACGAAAATAGTCCTCTCAATACATAATAAGAATGTATTTAACACCAAAGTTTCAACAGTTTCAAATTTGGGACGAGGTTAGAAATTCAATTTTAACAATATTTTCTAGATATATAAAGTAAATGAAACGAGACTTCTTGGTTtagttattttatatatttcaaaTGGAGCAAGTAAAGAGCTCAACACATCTCATGGTGTACGAGTAAAACGTAACTGCTACGATCGATCAATGGTTCATTTGATATATTTGATCAATGAGTCAAAATGCTAGTATACAGAAATATAGATTAATGGAGTAGAGAACCCCCATGGGCATCACAGCATCCGAATGGGAGGACCTATTAATTCGAAGCAACTCAGGACGAAGACACAATTTTAATATTACAAAATTCATGGCGATGTTTCCATAGCAGTGTAAGACAAGATCCTTGTCTATCCATGGTGGTCTTACGAAAACCTTCCTACCGAAAAGTACAACTCCATGTTTAGACCAAATGAAATTAAATTAGGTTTCTTTTTTTTTGgtctcataaaaataaatagaagtGACAATTTTCTCAAATGCAGTGAGTTGCCCCCATCCATCCACCACTCGATCAAATGGTTATTTCTGGTCCAATTATTCTTACATGGACCAGCAGCCATAGAGTGTGATCCGCGGACCATCATGGCCCAGATTTCGTGTATGAATTTCACTTTCGTTTGAGTTCACTAACTATGTCCaaatcgtttttttttttttcaaattatctAATGTATATCCACTGTTCTTGTCTTAAGAAGGTTAGAATATGATCTCTCTCCTTTACTTTAAAATGATTTGTCTTACGAAAGTACAATACTTCCTTATACAGGGACTCATTACCGGCACAAATTATATGAAAATCGTAACAATGAGTGTTCGATCTCCGCCAATGCGGATCGGGAGCTAACTAGCAACATAACCAAAATTTTATACCAAGAATTCGAAGCTCGGAAAATTTAATACaaaaatttatgattatgtaacaGGCTCTAGTTTGAAGCCTTGTAGACAAGAAGTGTGTGTCTGTCAAGATTAGGATAGATGTACATTAAAAAAACATGAGAAATAATGGGTTACATCTGTTTACTGTCTTGAAAAGAACCAGTTGCATTGCCTGAAGAGATTTCCAGTTCAAAAATCAAGGGACCCGTGACTTGTGGTCCAAAGTTGATGCAGATAGGAATGTTCGATCTCTCAACCCCCTCATGAGTAGGTCTCTAGTGAGTAGATCTTACGAAtcattatctgtgagacggatcaaccctaccgatattcacaataaaaagtaagactcttagcataaaaattaatactttttcatgaatgacccaaataagatatccgtctcacaatacgacccgtgagaccatctcacacaagtttttcccCCCTTTCATATTTTGTGGTAATGTATTGATACCTTATTCACCCCTTCCCCCCTTCTGCCACTGAGTAGGTTTTGTGTATTTTCAAGCACGAGTATTGAATTCAACAATTTTTATAGTTTTAGAAGTTCAAGTTACCGATACTACTCTGACTTAAATTTATATACGTATGTTTTCTCACATCAACactattaatattaatattactcGTGTGTTAAGATATCGACTCTTGGATACATAAAAGAGTAATATATGGATTATTTCACACATTTCATCCATTGATATAAAGCATGAATCCTAAACTGTATAGGTCACCATGTTAGCCCAAGAAACGAGAAGCGAAAGCCATTCTGGAAAGAAGGGAAAAATTCAAGATACAAGAATACCATAATAACAAGATAAAGATTTATGCTAAGATAAACATCAAGGGAATTGAACCATTTAGGCATCTCCGATGAAAAGTAAAAAACATTCAACTGCATAAAGATACATCAAGAGGACCGAGATGCGGATATTTTGAGACATTCGCTCTGACACCTTCGGAGGCAAACATCATTCCAATTAGGCACTTGGTGTTGGTTGATGCAGACAGTTCGAGCACAAGCATCGGAGCAAGCATCCAGCTCAGAAACACCACATACCATGACACAAGTATCGGTGATTGGAACCTTGGAGAATGCTCCAACTTTATTCAACATTCTCTTTGAAGTGAAAACTCTCTCACACACAAAAATGTCATCCGCGGTCTTCTCCCTGCCTCGAGCACTTTTGATTCTTTGCTCCTCAGCATGTTTTGCCTTCATTCTAAATGCTTGACTTGCAATCAAGAACGGAACACATGCTCCGACCAGGGAGCACCATACCTCAACCATTGCTGCTAAGCTCTGTCGGCCCTTTCTTTGCTCCTTAATTCCAAATGAGGTTCTTGAATCAAAAGAAACGGATTATTTCCAGCTCTACAAGTTCTTGTCGAGGTCAAAGAGCATAGTATTTCGAAAATGAATCATGACAGAAGCATTCCAAAGAGAGAGGGAGGGGGTGTGTGTGGACGTGAGACAATATTTACATCCTAGAAGCCACGAAATACCAGCAAgaaatataaaatcaaattaagCTTGCTGAAATATCATAACATCTCGTATTCTGGTAAATTGCTCAAAGAACAATCCAAAATGTATATTAACTGGGTAATGTAAAAACAAAACACATTGTAGACACTTTAGAATCATGCTCGAGCTAATTTATGTACTACCACTACCAATCCTAAACATCTACTTCATCCACATGTATTATACATAAAAAATCTCCTGGAATATGTGAATCATTAGAATCTTATCTGAGTTGGGCATGAGGCATTCATAGTTTGAATTTGATCAATGGGAAGGTGTGGTTTAGCATCTTGATACCAAAACCTTACACGACTTCCAAATATTATTGGCATAAAAAAGAACAAAGAACCAATATGAATAAAAGACAGAATCCACAAATAAAATAGCACACCGTAAAAAAGCTTGGGAATTTTTTTCACGGCATTCTCACATAATCATGCATTTGGATTACGGAACCAGGTTCCTTCGATTTCGTCAAACATCTAGAAGCATTGAAAAGGATTACTCGTTGTATAAGAAAAAAACGTTTGATAAAATGCGACAAATTGTTCATCATTGTCATAACTCAAATTTTCTCATTTAAATGGAGGTATACCTGCATAACTTTTCAAATTTGCTCTTAAAATACACAGTTTCGGGCATTCCATGGACTCCATacatcaaaaaaaaaatcttccAGTTCACTGTTCAGTTAGGCACCCATTCTGTAGCAGAAAAGAGAACCCAAATATAGTTGTATCCATATATACTGCAAAGTCAATATCACAATTTTCGCAAAACCCTACCTTACAAAATCTTCTGAgtttaacaaaataataattttcaagtTTCTTAGTTCATCGAGCTCTTCTTCAATAATATTATCAGAAACTCagaaaaaattgaaacaaaaaccCAACTAGATTAAAGTAGAAAATGAACACACAAAAAAAAGCTTCTGAGCATCTCCGAATGCACAAGAAATCGCCAAAAATGTAGAAAGAAAGCATAAAGAAGTTAATGGCGGAAGCATATACAAGGCCGATCCTAACAATATTTGGGCCTGAGTCTAACTTTTAAAAACAGGCATCTGAATCATAATGtgtattcatattttttttagttccatagaaatttttcaaattaaatcaatacgttaaagacaatataaaaaactaaatgaataaaaatatcaaacatgtccaaaATGATCACTAAAAAATAACTCGCCTAACAGTTTTAGAGCTAAAAATACTAATCAAGTCTGTATAAAACAGAAAATACACTACACATTGAAAGCCGTATAAGCATTACATCCACCAAAATTTCAGTCAAAAGCatagattatagataccacatAAAGCCCCGAAGAAAGTAAAAAACtacaataaaaaattagaagCCCGAACAAAGCAAATACGAGAAAATAGACTTACAGCTCCTCACGAGTCTTTCAATCAAACCTAGAGACGACGCAACGATTGAAGTCGATTAGGGCTTATCTGCAGATGAATATTGGGGAAGTTTGAGGAATAAATTGATAACAGGCTAAGTAAGTTCCATTTAATAAATACTTGGTTTTGGGCTATCTAGTAActagtattatatataataattttttaaaaaatttttggGCCCCAAAAACGAGATGGGCCTGAGTCATTGGACTCATTCGCCTCTTAATAAGCACGGCCCTGAGCATATACCAAGGCCGGAGGAAAAGAGAGGAAAAAATGCGTACTTTTCGTAGCACGTACCATTGCAACTGCGGAGGAGACGAGGGGGACGATGTTTGCTTCTATTTCCGTTTCTTCCCCCTGGTTACCGGGATCATCCCAAAAATCAATCTCATCATTCAAACCCAATGCTATAATCGTAACAGAAAAACACAACAAATTTCACATATAATCGAAGAACTCCACCAAAAAATTCATGCGCTCACAAACACAAATTTAATCCGAACATATACCTACGAATTAAGATCCAATTCGCGTCCACGGCACGCAACCCAGAAAACCTCGgaaattttttatgattttcacaTACGGATCCGTGCGTACGATCTAGTAGAATTGCAAGAGAGGAATGAAATCATATGAATTAGGTTTGGGACAGTTCCGAGAGTTCCACATATACTTTCACTCCATTCACGAGATTCGAGGTGTTCCACATGCGATTGAACACGCGTGTGAGAATCTATTCATCCCcgagttaaaattttaatacaatTCATTTTAGGTTTTAAAGTCatcttaatttatatttaatgtcACGCGTTGCGTGCTTAAAAGCAAAAAGAAATATAATAAAAAGAATAAAGTAAGAATTGAACCAACAACTTGAAGTTTAAGACGCAAAGACTTTGTCCACTAAACTACATATAACttccattaaaattttaacactttattaatatatataattattaaaacagaccataCCACCAAAAGTTAGTTATTCTAAGGGtatcacacttaataatataatatagataatataGATTACATCTTAGTGGACTGTATTCAATTCaaagtttttatatttttaatgagtttttcaaaataagaagggtTTCCATTTTTTCAAATGAACAATTTGAAGACCTATTGATTCTAACAAGACTTTTAtgaatttgatagatttttatcaACTTTTACAGAATCTCACAAATTTATGTGGATTCATGTAAACTTTTTTgtaagatttttatagacttttgtgaAATTTTTTTCGCGAATTTTATAAGttttgtacttaattataacatattattttttactaatTCCTTTgaatcaataattaattgacatatataatatattcagtttgaaatagtttttcaatacttatattaataaataaatttacttatttaaaacttaaataatttaatccttacatgtgtatatatgtgagtttgtatgcatgtttgtaaattttttaaaatacatcaattgattaatctgtaACCTTGTTTTTTACAtgtgaaaagaatattatttatcattgtgTAGATATAATTTTGtacaaaaatatcatagctcacatattaattgaaaatgctaaaaagaattttaaaaatcatggttgttgcaaggctattcaattattaagaattaaacgacattttttggatcatcttttattattattgaatattacattaatttttataaatcataaattaaaaatcacaaaatcaaatatagaattcaaaatttcctatgatattaaaataaacaattattaaatgaacaataaaccaaaaattgaaaattttgaaaaagaaagatgaaaatatatataaatatatatttcaaaaatttgatagagtgatagagatagatgagaggagagaagataagaagagTGGTGATGTGAAGCGACATAGAGAAATAAATAGTTTGTGTATgagttaaaagttttaaaattccatccaaatctttgggttgaacaaaatacaatttttgacaatttataaTTGTATCTTATGTTTTatgtttgtatgttaatgaattccatgaaattattaaaaatctatcgaaaatttgaatacctctaaactttcatagagttttaaaaagtcaatgttgaatatcacttgactttttaaaactctatgaaagtctattttgaatatCAGCAGACTTCTATAGAGTATGCAAAAATCTTAATTGAAtttctagacttttaaaatctacaaaaaaaaatcattaaaaataataaatctctTAAAGTGGTGGATACAAtctttttttaatatcaaatcacTAAAATGTCCATTATACATACGACTTAGTTATGCCATTCTTTCTCCCATTTCTTATAGTCGTAAAAACTCATTTgataactttaaaaaaaaaactcatattGAAGAGGAAACTAACTGGTTTGGTGATGCAGGTGAACATAATCATATTTTACATAATTATAATCTTCTAAGCATTAATGGGTCAGTTGAGGATACTCCAATTTATGCTGTTTACAATGGACATGATATGAAAATTTTCAATCTAGTTGTGGAAATGAAATTCAAGAATGCTTCTGAGTTTAGAGGAGTCCTGAGAGATTATAGTGTGCGAAAGGATTATGAATTAACAATGAAAAAAATGAGAGGATTAGGATGACAGATGCAAAGAAGGGTATAATTTGAGAGTTCATGGTTCTTTAGTACAAGGTGGTCCAACATTGCGATAGAAAACTATAAAAGGGGCACTATTATGCGAGAAGGCACACAAACAGTATAGCAAATTACAAGTACTAGTCCACGAGAGTTGAAAGCATAACGAGGGATAATTCTGATATAAAAATTGATCGGTTACGAATTATTATCATGAGAAATTGTGGTGTGGATGTCAGTAAATGGAAAGTGTTACGAGCGAAAAAGACGGTTGTTCAAAGCATCATAGGAGTTGACAATGCACAATATGAATTACTATGGGATTATTGTGGGACTATTTTAAAGTTTAATCCATGTATTAAGTTGTTGGTAAGGAGATATGAGTGCACCGACCCTCCTACATTTGAGAAATTATATTTCAGCTTACATCGTATGAAATAAGTTTTTTATCCGGTTGTAGACCAATAATTGAACTCGatgaattgtttttttaaaactgTATATTGTGGACAAATAGGGATGAAAAAAACCAAGCCGAACTGAACACTATGATGCTGGAACTTGGCTCGTTTAAAATTTATACAgactcgagctcgattcgagctCTTAACATTAGCTTTGAGCTCCGCTCGCTTTGAAATAACTAAGTTCGGGAATAGCTCGAGCTCGGTTCATTAATAGCTTGTATTAATGTTTAACGAGTTTggctcgagctcgactcgttaaACGGATTTGTTTTCAAGCTAGTTGAGCATACAACAAAGCTCGAGTTCGAGCTTGATTTGAGCTCGCCAAAGATAGAATTGAGCTCAAACATATAATAGAATGAATCTCTATAAACTAAggctaaaataatacaaaaaagtgtaaattcattcataaataactAAAACTTGCAAATTTTGTGTAATACATTGCCACAATTGAGAAGAAAGAAATTTAACGTTTATAAAGTATCACTCTTGAGAATCATAAGGTGTCACTGAAATATGTGGACTTGTACCAACCGATGATGTTTGTTGGCCACTTGAAGAAGTACGGCTCGCAAAGCAGTCTTTCACAACTTCTGAATGAAGATTGACATGAGAGGATAAACAACATCAAAGAACACGAGAGAAAAGTTATAATAGATGGGGATGCTTCCCTAGTTTTAGGTATAACAGAGTAATAGACAAATAACCTAAAAGCTGACGGAAACTCATGTAAACCTATgaaaatatatgtataatgAAATTTGAAACCAGTATTCATTATGAATAAATGCTTTGTAAGCATTATTCTTCAAGTGGCCGAGAAACATCATCTTTAATAAcccataattatttttatgcaataTTTATATAGTGctaataattaatatacatatataataataataaaatttaaataactaagtcaaatatttaatcattcatatatatatatatatatatagtaagtTATTATCATCATCATGCTTGCTTAACCAACACACCACTTCTTTTCTTGCCCAACCGGTGATCGGAAAATATCTAACATGGATTGGAGGAAAGGCTTGCTTCTTTCTTATAAAAGGAAGCCATTCACTTGAAGAATTTCAAGAGTTTCTTAGCATAATTTTCGAGTTTTAGGTGTTGGTCTAGAGTAGGATTTAAGTGGTGTGAGAATGAGGCTTTATAATAGTTGAGAAACGaggaaaaaaatcatttatataccTCAAACCCCTCCGAAAATTCTAGAAACATTCCACAACACTCTTTTCTTACCCAAAAAGCTATCAGAGAAGGAGGTGTCGAAAAATCAGCAGCCAATTTTTTGTTAAAATTCAGAAACCTCAGGGAAGGAAATAGTGCCAGAAATATTTTTTCAGGTACTATTTTCACTCCCATTTTTCGTACTTTTTCTGACCATATTTCACCTTAATTCAAGCATGAAAGTCGTTCATTATATGTCATACCTCTCATCCATGTCTTTGGTTTCCCGGAATCGGCCCCAGAAATAGTTTTATTCGACAGTCGAAGTAGGGGTGTGAGTTTTACTAGTTATTTCGTTTCTGGCATGTTTCGGCTGTGAATGTAAGAAAACTTATAACACAAGAATTGTAGGAAATCGTATTTTAAGTATGCTGGAAAAAATTGGGCTGCGCGTAGTGGCTGGAAGACTGGCCACGCGCCGACAGAACCGGCAAGGCGAAAAACAGGAATTATATTTTTCGAAACATGTTGTAGATTATTATAGGCTTTTGTGCAAGTTTCGTGAATTTTGGATGATTATTTCATTTTctgtaaatttttaaatgttaatactattattttcGGATATAATATGATACATGTATGATCATCTGAATCTTTTTATGCATGTTTCTAGTGTTCaatactttaaaaatatatcacTAGAAGTAACTATGAAGTTTTATAATTTTTGGACTTGTACGTTTAGGGATAGACTATATTAAAGGAATTAGGAAGTTTAGGCTATATTAAAGGAATTAGGAAGTTTATACTATATTGATCATAATCACCTTGGTCAATATGATTGGCTTGAACTTTAGATTCTCACACTCATATATAGTAAGTCACTAAGGTGAGGAATTTATTTTTACCGATTTTCCTATAATATTGGCATTGGCCTGGAAATTATGATGTGATATTTCCTTAAATAATATTCGtcatgttttattgattttttgtgTCTATGCATAATTATCGTATCTCTTAATCTCGTTGATGCATCAGTTCGATGGCCACTCCTTCTATCATAATAAATCCTCAATCAcgtcgaaattttttttactgaTCAAATCTATCGTCTTGATCGCATcctatttaaaaatttattctaCTTAATTTACTCAGCACTGTTATTACATAATAATGGAATGCTTCAGTGAAAAGTTCTTGTAATATCATCACACTAAGTGTGATTCTTATCAAACTTTCACCAAATAATGTTTTGGTTAATCATGAAATGAATGAACGAATGATTGAATGATAAAATGATTAACCAAGACAGAGCCCTGGAAAACGGACTTTGATCTGGAGATTGAGTCCATTGAACAATGTGACCTTGGTCCGGGTATATTAGTTCACTTGGCTCGTTATTCTTTGCTAACCATATTTTTTTTCCTCGCGTATTCATATAACCGGATGCTAATCATATTGTCTATTATATTATTCTGTTAAATTTAAcatcatatttattattatttaattatcacTAAGTCCTTAAAGACTTAAACTCTCTATTTTCTTTATCTATTGTAATTTTCATACGCACGTATACAGGAATTGGATAAAGAAGGAAATGTCGGTGAATGATCTAGTAGTGGTtgtctaaaatatttataataaatcgttgttttttattttatcttatgATTTAGTTTGATCTTGTAAAAACTCTATCGTAATTTACTAGTAATTAGTTTGATTCACTTCCCCCTAATAAAGTTTAGTAGTTTTTTTTACTGCCTACAATACTTCAAATGAGCATTTCCGCACGAGATGCTATTAGGGATGATGGCATTTCTCGGGGGCTAAGTCCGAGTTGGGTGCCACATCATCAGTTGATGCAAAATGGAGATGTATACGAATCAAGCAAGACAATACGGTATCAGGCTCGGGCTCAAATCGTTTAAAGTATATATAGTTTCGAGTTCAAGCATAAGGATATTAGGCTCATAAGCTCACGAGCATGTTCGCGAGCTCGATATCAACCGTTTATGTGACTCTCGGGCTTGAGTTCGACTC is a window of Primulina tabacum isolate GXHZ01 unplaced genomic scaffold, ASM2559414v2 Contig332, whole genome shotgun sequence DNA encoding:
- the LOC142534098 gene encoding uncharacterized protein At5g64816-like isoform X1, with protein sequence MEIEANSVPPRLLHSCSGTWYEKTSFGIKEQRKGRQSLAAMVEVWCSLVGACVPFLIASQAFRMKAKHAEEQRIKSARGREKTADDIFVCERVFTSKRMLNKVGAFSKVPITDTCVMVCGVSELDACSDACARTVCINQHQVPNWNDVCLRRCQSECLKISASRSS
- the LOC142534098 gene encoding uncharacterized protein At5g64816-like isoform X2, encoding MVEVWCSLVGACVPFLIASQAFRMKAKHAEEQRIKSARGREKTADDIFVCERVFTSKRMLNKVGAFSKVPITDTCVMVCGVSELDACSDACARTVCINQHQVPNWNDVCLRRCQSECLKISASRSS